Within the Vibrio tasmaniensis genome, the region ACAAGAACGTTTAGACCAGATTACCGGCATGGCTGAAGCGAACGCGGTTTTTGCTCTGCAAAGTGTTAAAGGTAAGGTTTCACAACTTGCGTCTAACCAAACTTTTTATGGTCAGCCTGATCGCATTGAATCACAACTCGATCAAATCCGAGCGGTTACCCCTGAAAGCGTAAGCAAGGCGTACCAAGATTTTATCGAAGGTGAGCACAAGGTGACCTTGAGTGTGGTTCCTAAGAAAAAACTCGATTTAGCGGTTCGTGAGGCGACCTTTACCACGCCGTCACGTACTCTGCCTAAATACAGCAAGGTAACGGAAGACCAGCTTGATATCAGAAAAGCACCGAACACTTTTGATCGCAGTGTGATGCCTGAAGTGGACTTTGGTGTTGAAGCGACTATGCCTGAGCTGTATCGCATGCATTTTGCAAATGGTACTGACTTGATTGGTACTGTGACCAGCGAAACGCCGACAGTGCAGCTACAAATTCAACTCCCTGCGGGTGAGCGCTATGTTGGTAAAGGTCAAGAGGGTTTGGCGAATCTAACTGCATCGATGATGGAAGAAGGTTCGACTAAACGAACGGTGGAAGAGTTACAGGCGACCTTAGATAAGCTTGGCAGTAGCGTAAGCATTAGTGCCGGCAGCTATACCACAGATATTTCAGTCTCGACGTTAGAGAAAAATCTGCCTCAAACCTTAGCGATCGTGCAAGAAGTTCTATTCGAGCCTAAGTTTGATGTTCAAGATTTCGAACGCGTTAAGAGTCAGATGTTAGAAGGCGTAGTGTATCAACACCAACAGCCAAGCTGGATGGCTTCTCAAGCAACCCGAGAAGTGTTGTTCGGTAGCACTGTTTTTGGTCGAGCGAGTGATGGCACCAAGGACTCTCTAGAGTCGTTAACTCTAGACGATGTAAAACTGTTTTACAGTCAGCACTATACTCCTGAGGGAGCTAATATTGTTATTGTAGGGGATATCTCGAAGGAGGGGGTTGGAAAGCAGCTTAAGTTCTTTGAAAAATGGCAAGGTGACGCTGCACCACTCACTCGTCCACAGATCATCAAGGAGCTTTCGGGCCAGAACTTGTACTTAGTGGATAAGCCGGGAGCACCGCAAAGTATTGTACGCCTAGTTCGTAAAGGCCTGCCGTTTGATGCGACCGGTGAGTTGTATTTAAGCCAGCTAGCTAACTTTAATTTAGCTGGTAACTTCAATAGCCGTATCAACCAGAACCTGCGTGAAGACAAAGCCTACACTTACGGTGCAAGCGGTTACTTTGCGAGTACGCGTGAAACTGGTGCGGTAGTGTTTAGTGCTCAAGTTAGAGCCAATGCGACGGTTCCATCGATTCAAGAGTTTATCGCTGAGCTAAACGAATTTAGTCAGAGTGGATTAACTGACGAAGAGATGAAATTTATGCGCCTTGCGGTCGGTCAACAAGATGCGCTTAAATACGAAACACCCAGTCAAAAGGCCGGTTTGTTGAGTAATATTGTTGCATTGAGCCTTGATGAAGACTACCTACAGCAGCGCAACCAGATAGTAGAAACGGTTTCAAAAGAAACTTTAAATGAGCTATCGAAGAAATGGTTTAACCCGAATGATTATCAAATAATTGTTGTTGGTGACGCGACTTCGTTGCGTCCTCAATTAGAAAAGTTAGATATTCCAATAGAAGAGCTTGAAATCATTCGTTAGAGTACACATTAAAAGGGGAGGGAAGAGATTCTACTTTTCTCCTCCAACCTAATTTATGATAGTTCTAATAAGAACAATATAAGATAAGTGAACAGAATTTTGACTGATTTTGCTGCGCGACTAAAGCAAGTTGCAACCAACCCTAAGACCTTCTCTCAATTTGGTCGTGGTGTTGAAAGGGAAACATTGCGCTACACGGAAGATGGGCATCTTGCTACTGGGCCGCACCCTAAGGCTTTAGGATCTGCGTTGATGAACGAATGGGTAACGACCGATTTCTCTGAGTCGCTACTGGAGTTTATCACGCCTGTTTCTAACGACGTTCCGACGCTTTTGAATCAGTTGTCTGATATTCATCACTTCACGCAAACCAAGTTAGACGGAGAAAAGCTGTGGCCACTCTCTATGCCTTGTTATGTGGGGAGTGAAGATTACATTCAGTTAGCGCAATACGGTACTTCTAACAACGGTAAAATGAAGACGCTATATCGCGAAGGCCTAAAGCGTCGCTACGGCAGTCTGATGCAGATTATTTCGGGTGTTCACTTCAATTTCTCTTTCCCAGAAAGCTTTTGGGACAGTCTGTTTGGAGAGCAAACAGAAGAAGCGCGTTGTGAAGCTAAGTCTGATGCTTACTTTGGTTTGATTCGCAACTACTACCGCTTTGGTTGGTTAATCCCATACTTCTTCGGTGCTTCACCTGCGCTATGTTCCTCTTTCATCAAAGGAAGAGAGACAAGTCTGCCTTTTGAAAAGATTGGCGAGACGTTGTATCTGCCAAAAGCAACGGCACTTCGCCTGAGTGATCTTGGCTACACCAACAGTGCGCAAAGTGTATTAAAGATTGGCTTCAACAGCCTAGACCAGTACCTTGAAGGTTTGAATCAAGCGATTCGCACACCATCAGAAGAATTCGCTGAGATTGGCACTAAGGTTGATGGTGAATACCGTCAATTGAATAGTAACGTTCTTCAAATTGAGAACGAGCTTTATGCTCCGATCCGTCCTAAGCGAGTGGCGAAAAGTGGCGAGAAACCATCTGAAGCACTGGCTCGTGCTGGTGTTGAGTACATCGAGGTTCGCTCTTTAGACGTAAATCCATTCAGTTCAATTGGTATCAATGAGCAGCAAGTTCGCTTCTTAGATTTATTCCTAACGTGGAGCGTGCTATCAGATTCTGCTGAGATGGATAACTGCGAGCTTGAATGCTGGCGCGATAACTGGAATAAGGTGATCTTAGAAGGTCGTCAGGTTGGTTTAGAGCTCAAGATTGGTTGTGATGGCGAAAGACTGTCCCTGCAAGACTGGGCGAAAAATGTATTCAAAGATCTTCGAGTTATCGCTGAGTTGATGGATGCTGAGCAAGGTGGTCGTGCATACCAAGAAACGTGCGATACGCTTGAAGCCTGGATTGATAACCCAGAGTTGACCATTTCTGGCCAGTTATTAGAAGAGACCAAGAAATTGGGTGGTTTGGGTAAAGTGGGTTGTGCGTTAGGAAAAACGTACGCTCAGCAACACAAGGCACACCAATATAAAGTGTATTCTGCTGAGTTAATGGAAGCGGAAGTTCAACGCTCTGTCATTGCTCAACAGCAAAGTGAAGAAGCGAGCACTCAAGATTTTGATAGCTTCTTAACGGACTATTTTTCATATTTAAAAGCATAGCGAGACTTTGGTGGAAAGGAAGCAAGCCTTATTAGGTCAGTCTACTCATGTGAGTGGGAAATGGTTACCTGTCGTGACTGTTGGTATTGTCTCTAGCCTATTGGTTGGATGTGCGACGCCTCCACCTAAGCAGCAAAATAATATATGCAGCATCTTCAGAGAGCACCCTTCTTGGTATGAAGATGCGCTCGATATGCAAGATGAGTGGGGCACACCGATTAACGTCGCGATGGCTTTTGTTAAACAAGAGAGTAGCTTTCGT harbors:
- a CDS encoding M16 family metallopeptidase, translated to MKKVLLGTFSLIAIAGCSYNVPSSTPFFSSLPEGVTLLEEVKPSKDKVVIPYTKYQLENGLTVILSPDDSDPLVHVDVTYHVGSAREEIGKSGFAHFFEHMMFQGSENVGDQQHFKIITEAGGSLNGTTNRDRTNYFETVPSNQLEKMLWLESDRMGFLLDAVSQKKFEVQRGTVKNERAQSYENRPYGLMWERMGEALYPEGHPYSWQPIGYVEDLDRVDVNDLKAFFLRWYGPNNAVLTIGGDIDVDDTLEWVNQYFGPIPQGPEVKAAEKQPAVLTEDKYITLEDNVRQPMVLVGWPTTYRGEDTQASLNALSNVLGSGTNSYLYQNLVKTQKAVSAGSFHDCAELACTMYVYAMGDSGEKGDLTVLNKELMDTLEQFSKEGVEQERLDQITGMAEANAVFALQSVKGKVSQLASNQTFYGQPDRIESQLDQIRAVTPESVSKAYQDFIEGEHKVTLSVVPKKKLDLAVREATFTTPSRTLPKYSKVTEDQLDIRKAPNTFDRSVMPEVDFGVEATMPELYRMHFANGTDLIGTVTSETPTVQLQIQLPAGERYVGKGQEGLANLTASMMEEGSTKRTVEELQATLDKLGSSVSISAGSYTTDISVSTLEKNLPQTLAIVQEVLFEPKFDVQDFERVKSQMLEGVVYQHQQPSWMASQATREVLFGSTVFGRASDGTKDSLESLTLDDVKLFYSQHYTPEGANIVIVGDISKEGVGKQLKFFEKWQGDAAPLTRPQIIKELSGQNLYLVDKPGAPQSIVRLVRKGLPFDATGELYLSQLANFNLAGNFNSRINQNLREDKAYTYGASGYFASTRETGAVVFSAQVRANATVPSIQEFIAELNEFSQSGLTDEEMKFMRLAVGQQDALKYETPSQKAGLLSNIVALSLDEDYLQQRNQIVETVSKETLNELSKKWFNPNDYQIIVVGDATSLRPQLEKLDIPIEELEIIR
- the gshA gene encoding glutamate--cysteine ligase, whose protein sequence is MTDFAARLKQVATNPKTFSQFGRGVERETLRYTEDGHLATGPHPKALGSALMNEWVTTDFSESLLEFITPVSNDVPTLLNQLSDIHHFTQTKLDGEKLWPLSMPCYVGSEDYIQLAQYGTSNNGKMKTLYREGLKRRYGSLMQIISGVHFNFSFPESFWDSLFGEQTEEARCEAKSDAYFGLIRNYYRFGWLIPYFFGASPALCSSFIKGRETSLPFEKIGETLYLPKATALRLSDLGYTNSAQSVLKIGFNSLDQYLEGLNQAIRTPSEEFAEIGTKVDGEYRQLNSNVLQIENELYAPIRPKRVAKSGEKPSEALARAGVEYIEVRSLDVNPFSSIGINEQQVRFLDLFLTWSVLSDSAEMDNCELECWRDNWNKVILEGRQVGLELKIGCDGERLSLQDWAKNVFKDLRVIAELMDAEQGGRAYQETCDTLEAWIDNPELTISGQLLEETKKLGGLGKVGCALGKTYAQQHKAHQYKVYSAELMEAEVQRSVIAQQQSEEASTQDFDSFLTDYFSYLKA